One genomic region from Nymphaea colorata isolate Beijing-Zhang1983 chromosome 12, ASM883128v2, whole genome shotgun sequence encodes:
- the LOC116265808 gene encoding probable LRR receptor-like serine/threonine-protein kinase At3g47570: MTAKVGDFGLARLIDEGSLVNELSTGGLKGSIGYIAPEYGMGGKPTTQGDVYSYGILLLDLFTGKRLTTHEMFSADLNLQKWVRERILGKILQIVQDEARMNVMHCGEIAIQEKQIACLAAVIEVALSCAVECAQDRMSMRMILPKLKRIRDSLA; encoded by the exons ATGACTGCAAAGGTTGGGGATTTTGGTCTTGCAAGATTGATTGATGAAGGATCTCTCGTCAATGAACTGAGTACAGGAGGGCTTAAAGGGTCTATTGGTTACATCGCTCCAG AGTACGGAATGGGTGGAAAACCAACCACACAGGGTGACGTATACAGCTATGGAATTCTACTACTGGATCTTTTTACAGGGAAGAGACTCACCACCCATGAGATGTTTTCTGCCGATCTGAATCTACAGAAGTGGGTAAGGGAGAGAATCCTTGGTAAGATCTTGCAGATCGTCCAGGATGAAGCAAGGATGAACGTCATGCATTGCGGTGAAATAGCCATCCAAGAGAAACAGATTGCTTGCTTGGCTGCAGTCATTGAAGTTGCTTTATCATGTGCTGTTGAATGTGCACAAGATCGGATGTCCATGAGGATGATTCTTCCAAAACTGAAAAGGATAAGAGATTCCCTTGCCTAG
- the LOC126409209 gene encoding receptor kinase-like protein Xa21, with protein sequence MGVIPFSFRNFGSLLLFIVSTNNLNGSIPEEIFQLPSLSMFLNLSQNSFTGKLPVSIGSLANVSVIEISRNHLSGEIPDSIQNCKSMQRLLLNGNALSGGIPKSLSQLKGLQYLDLSSNDLSGAIPVQVGLLDDLQLLNLSFNNLEGKVPNSGVFLEFNRIDLEGNDRVCGGPRVLMLPVCHSHVHSKRILALKLAIALASLATIFILLSCACSKNLLGSGSFGSVFRGVLGDGTAVATKVIDLQRHGAATSFAAECEALRGINFKNEDFKALVYEYMVNGNLEQWLYPDSNHGRGDKPAFGLLSRLNIAINVACALE encoded by the exons ATGGGAGTGATACCCTTCAGTTTTAGAAACTTTGGATCTCTTCTGTTATTCATCGTCTCAACGAACAATCTCAATGGTAGCATTCCTGAGGAGATCTTCCAACTCCCAAGCCTAAGTATGTTTCTCAATCtctctcaaaattcattcacTGGGAAACTGCCCGTCAGCATTGGGAGTTTAGCTAATGTTTCTGTCATTGAGATCTCTAGAAACCATTTATCTGGAGAAATCCctgattcaattcaaaattgcaAGAGCATGCAGCGACTTCTTCTCAATGGCAATGCTCTGTCAGGTGGTATTCCCAAGTCCCTTAGTCAGCTCAAGGGCCTCCAATACCTGGACCTTTCATCTAATGATCTCTCTGGTGCAATTCCAGTACAGGTTGGACTACTTGATGATCTACAACTGTTGAATCTCTCTTTCAATAATCTTGAAGGCAAAGTCCCAAACTCTGGTGTGTTCTTAGAATTCAACAGAATAGATCTTGAAGGCAATGACAGGGTCTGTGGGGGCCCCAGAGTTCTGATGTTGCCAGTTTGCCATTCTCATGTTCATTCAAAAAGGATACTTGCTCTCAAACTTGCCATTGCGCTTGCAAGTCTTGCAAccatttttattcttctttcctGCGCTTG TTCGAAGAACCTTCTCGGCAGCGGCAGCTTTGGTTCTGTTTTCAGAGGTGTACTTGGGGATGGAACTGCAGTTGCTACCAAGGTCATTGATCTGCAACGTCATGGTGCTGCCACCAGTTTCGCTGCAGAATGTGAAGCATTACGAG GGATtaatttcaagaatgaagattTTAAGGCATTGGTTTATGAGTATATGGTTAATGGGAACCTTGAGCAATGGCTGTATCCTGATAGCAACCATGGTAGAGGAGACAAACCGGCGTTTGGCCTTCTGTCAAGGTTAAATATTGCTATCAATGTTGCATGCGCCCTGGAATAA
- the LOC126409200 gene encoding LRR receptor-like serine/threonine-protein kinase EFR yields the protein MMALKFLLPTPAASVIFLLFSCSLFVGSSPSDSIADHEALLSLKSLVSNPSGSLASWNHSSSYCNWKGVSCNNCSRRVIGIDLQGLHLEGTMTSRIGNISFFEFQNNKFSGSLTENIGGLSSLKFLNLSNNAISGAIPMNITRCSSLEVIDLTDNEVTGTIPPELDRLYHLKVLNLAQNNISGTIPPALSNLSSLTTLNLATNSLHGPIPEVLSRLRKLQHLQISLNILSGTVPTSLYNMSSINTFALASNQLWGEIPADIGFTMPKMLSFHIYFNKFTGTIPPSLHNLTKKQSIRMSHNLLRGTVPGGLERLADLILYTIGFNHLVNSKEKGLSLLKSLTNATKLEFLAIDGNLFEGEIPASVGNMSRQLSKLYMGGNMISGWIPLGTSSQGT from the exons ATGATGGCTCTCAAATTTTTGCTTCCAACTCCGGCTGCTTCTGTCATATTTCTGTTGTTCTCTTGCTCTTTATTTGTTGGTTCATCTCCCAGTGATTCCATCGCTGATCACGAAGCCTTGTTGTCCTTGAAGAGCCTCGTGAGCAACCCTTCTGGTTCTTTGGCTTCTTGGAACCATAGCTCTAGCTACTGCAACTGGAAAGGGGTCTCCTGCAACAATTGCAGCCGACGAGTCATTGGAATTGATCTACAAGGGCTGCACCTGGAAGGAACGATGACGTCCAGGATAGGTAATATCTCCTTCTTTGAGTTCCAGAACAATAAATTCTCTGGCAGTCTTACTGAGAATATTGGAGGGCTTTCCAGCTTGAAATTTCTGAACTTGAGCAACAATGCCATCAGTGGTGCCATTCCTATGAACATCACCAGATGCTCTAGCCTTGAAGTCATTGACCTCACCGACAATGAAGTCACCGGCACCATACCTCCTGAGCTTGACCGTCTATACCACCTGAAAGTCTTGAACTTAGCGCAGAACAATATTTCAGGTACCATTCCTCCTGCTCTTAGTAATCTCTCGTCCCTCACCACCCTAAATTTGGCCACCAATTCCCTTCACGGTCCCATACCAGAAGTTTTAAGTCGTCTGAGGAAACTGCAGCACTTGCAAATCTCCTTGAACATCCTCAGTGGCACGGTCCCAACTTCTCTTTACAATATGTCCTCAATCAACACGTTTGCTTTGGCCTCAAACCAATTGTGGGGAGAAATCCCTGCGGACATTGGCTTCACCATGCCTAAAATGTTGTCTTTCCATATTTATTTCAATAAATTCACTGGCACCATCCCCCCAAGTCTGCATAATCTCACAAAGAAGCAGAGCATCCGGATGTCACACAACCTGCTGCGTGGTACTGTGCCAGGAGGCCTGGAAAGGCTAGCGGACCTTATTCTCTACACCATTGGATTCAACCATCTTGTTAACAGCAAAGAGAAGGGGCTGAGTTTGCTTAAATCCCTTACCAATGCTACCAAACTTGAGTTTCTTGCCATTGATGGGAACTTGTTTGAGGGAGAAATTCCAGCTTCTGTAGGGAACATGTCAAGGCAGCTCTCTAAGCTCTACATGGGTGGGAACATGATCTCTGGCTGGATTCCATTG GGAACAAGCTCACAGGGGACATAG